From a region of the Leptospira kmetyi serovar Malaysia str. Bejo-Iso9 genome:
- the neuB gene encoding N-acetylneuraminate synthase, producing the protein MKTLIIAEAGVNHNGDMDLALKLIDAASEAGADIVKFQTFEAERLATRSAKKADYQTATTGSEESQFEMLKKLELSKKDHEILIRRCKEKKIEFLSTAFDPQSLIFLEGLNLSRYKIPSGEITNLPYVRKIGTLGKPVILSSGMSTLGEIESAISVLEKAGTKRENITVLHCNTEYPTPFSDVNLLAMRSIAESFKVQVGYSDHTAGIEVSIAAVALGASVIEKHFTLDRSLPGPDHKASLEPEELKTMIRSIRNIEQSLGDGIKRPSQSEAKNISIARKSLVAANPIRSGEIFSYENLTAKRPGNGISPMRLDEIVGLKAKRDFSEDELIDL; encoded by the coding sequence ATGAAAACCTTAATCATCGCCGAAGCGGGAGTCAATCATAACGGAGATATGGATCTTGCCCTTAAGCTGATCGACGCGGCTTCGGAAGCGGGCGCGGATATCGTCAAGTTTCAGACTTTCGAGGCCGAAAGATTGGCCACTCGATCCGCAAAAAAAGCGGATTATCAAACCGCGACGACAGGTTCCGAAGAATCGCAATTCGAAATGTTAAAAAAACTCGAATTGTCGAAGAAGGATCATGAAATTCTAATACGACGTTGTAAGGAAAAGAAAATCGAATTTCTTTCCACTGCGTTCGATCCGCAAAGTCTTATTTTTTTGGAAGGACTGAATTTAAGCAGATATAAGATTCCTTCCGGGGAAATCACCAATCTTCCCTACGTTCGAAAAATCGGAACGTTGGGGAAGCCTGTAATCCTTTCGTCCGGAATGTCTACGTTAGGCGAAATTGAATCTGCGATTTCCGTTTTGGAAAAAGCCGGAACAAAACGGGAGAATATAACGGTTCTGCATTGTAATACGGAATATCCGACGCCATTCTCGGATGTGAATCTTTTAGCGATGAGATCGATCGCGGAATCTTTCAAAGTACAAGTCGGATATTCGGATCATACGGCCGGAATCGAGGTTTCGATTGCCGCAGTTGCGTTAGGCGCTTCGGTCATCGAAAAACATTTTACTCTGGATCGTTCGTTGCCCGGACCGGATCATAAGGCGAGTTTAGAACCGGAAGAATTGAAGACGATGATACGATCGATTCGCAATATTGAACAATCCTTAGGCGACGGAATCAAAAGGCCGAGTCAAAGCGAAGCGAAGAATATTTCAATCGCACGCAAGTCCCTCGTTGCAGCGAACCCGATTCGATCGGGAGAAATTTTTTCCTATGAAAATCTTACGGCCAAAAGACCGGGGAACGGAATTTCTCCGATGCGTTTGGACGAGATCGTGGGACTCAAAGCAAAGAGGGATTTCTCCGAGGACGAATTGATCGATCTATGA
- a CDS encoding acetyltransferase: MKEPILLIGAGGHTRSCIDVIESQGKYSIFGLIGSEQELGIEILGYKVLGTDQDLEKLHKDCGRAIVTIGQIKNSEPRIRIFRRLKEIGFELPAIVSPIAYVSKHSSIGEGCIIMHQAIVNSNVKIGDNCIINSKVLLEHDVKIGNHCHISTGAILNGEVSVGDASFIGSGSVIRETVSIGAHSLVAMGSRVISDLPEFSKYTIKI; this comes from the coding sequence ATGAAAGAACCAATCCTCCTGATCGGTGCGGGCGGACATACCCGATCCTGTATCGACGTGATCGAATCGCAGGGAAAGTATTCCATATTCGGTTTGATCGGTTCAGAACAAGAATTAGGAATCGAAATTCTCGGTTACAAGGTATTAGGAACCGATCAAGATTTAGAAAAATTGCATAAAGATTGCGGCCGAGCGATCGTTACCATAGGACAGATCAAAAATTCAGAACCGAGAATTCGGATTTTTCGACGTTTGAAAGAAATCGGTTTCGAATTGCCCGCGATCGTTTCTCCGATCGCGTACGTTTCGAAACATTCTTCGATCGGAGAAGGTTGTATCATAATGCACCAAGCGATCGTAAATTCGAACGTTAAAATCGGCGATAACTGCATCATCAATTCCAAAGTGCTTTTGGAACACGACGTCAAGATCGGAAATCATTGTCATATCTCTACGGGCGCGATTTTAAACGGAGAAGTTTCGGTTGGCGACGCTTCCTTTATCGGAAGCGGTTCCGTGATTCGGGAAACGGTTTCGATCGGCGCGCATAGTCTGGTCGCTATGGGAAGTAGGGTCATTTCCGATCTTCCGGAATTTTCCAAATATACAATCAAAATTTAA
- a CDS encoding LegC family aminotransferase, which yields MSSDFKPLSDRIVKAIRNVVGNSPVVLHEPTFSGNEWQYVKECIDSSFVSSVGKFVDRFEAELAAFTGAKHAVAVVNGTAALHVALKLAGVKQNDEVLIPSLTFIATANGVSYCGAIPHFVDSEEATLGMDPKALRDYLSSVAEIANGQCINRSTGRVIRAMVPMHTFGHPVDLDGILSVGRDFHIEIVEDAAESLGSYYQGRHTGTFGLLGTLSFNGNKTITTGGGGAILTNDSELAKKAKHITTTAKLPHRWEYVHDEIGYNYRMPNINAALGCAQLEQMPGFLKTKRELFQKYKESFDSISEVSVFEEPKGSRSNYWLQTLVLSKNVSGARDEILTATNDNGVMTRPCWRMLHKLKPFSDCPKMELNTALSLEERLINIPSGSGLLT from the coding sequence ATGTCTTCCGATTTTAAACCGTTATCAGATCGAATCGTAAAAGCGATTCGAAACGTCGTTGGGAACTCTCCCGTTGTCCTTCACGAACCTACTTTTTCGGGAAACGAATGGCAATACGTCAAGGAATGTATCGACTCGAGTTTTGTTTCTTCCGTCGGTAAGTTTGTGGATCGTTTTGAAGCGGAGTTGGCGGCCTTTACGGGGGCGAAACATGCGGTCGCGGTTGTAAACGGCACGGCCGCTCTTCATGTCGCATTAAAACTTGCCGGTGTTAAACAGAACGACGAAGTATTGATTCCTTCCTTAACGTTTATAGCGACCGCAAACGGTGTTTCTTATTGTGGTGCGATTCCTCATTTTGTGGATAGCGAAGAGGCGACTTTGGGGATGGACCCTAAGGCTCTGCGAGATTATCTTTCTTCCGTTGCCGAAATTGCAAACGGCCAATGTATAAATCGCTCCACCGGTAGAGTGATTCGAGCGATGGTTCCGATGCATACGTTTGGACATCCGGTCGATCTGGACGGAATTCTTTCGGTTGGCCGCGACTTTCATATCGAGATCGTCGAGGACGCCGCAGAATCCTTGGGAAGTTATTACCAAGGACGTCATACCGGAACGTTCGGACTTTTGGGAACTCTTAGCTTTAACGGAAATAAAACCATAACGACGGGCGGCGGCGGCGCCATACTTACGAACGATTCGGAACTCGCGAAGAAGGCAAAACACATAACGACTACCGCGAAATTGCCGCATCGTTGGGAATATGTGCACGATGAAATCGGTTATAATTATAGAATGCCGAACATCAACGCGGCCTTGGGATGCGCTCAACTCGAACAAATGCCCGGTTTTCTAAAAACGAAAAGAGAACTTTTTCAAAAGTATAAGGAATCGTTCGACTCTATTTCGGAAGTATCCGTCTTTGAGGAACCGAAGGGTTCGCGGAGCAATTACTGGCTTCAGACTTTGGTTTTATCTAAGAATGTTTCGGGCGCTCGAGACGAAATTCTTACCGCAACGAACGACAACGGAGTGATGACCCGGCCTTGCTGGAGAATGCTTCATAAATTAAAACCTTTTTCCGATTGTCCGAAAATGGAACTGAACACCGCTCTTTCTTTGGAGGAGAGGTTGATCAACATTCCGAGCGGCTCCGGTTTGTTAACTTAG
- a CDS encoding NAD-dependent 4,6-dehydratase LegB, whose product MKKILVTGADGFIGSHLTETLVRQGYDVKAFVLYNSFNSWGWLDSCEADVKGKFEVFAGDVRDPNGVRAAMKGCDSVLHLAALIAIPYSYHSPDTYVDTNVKGTLNVVQAAKDLNVSRVIHTSTSEVYGTARFVPITEEHPLQGQSPYSASKIGADQIAMSFYSSFGTPVSVIRPFNTYGPRQSARAVIPTIITQIAKGKEKIKLGAIHPTRDFNFVKDTVSGFIAALKSDSSVGEVINLGSNYEISVGDTVRTIAEVMKAKVEIESDDQRLRPEKSEVERLWAANEKAKKLLNWEPSYGGLDGFRKGILETVEWFLNPKNLAQYKTDIYNI is encoded by the coding sequence ATGAAAAAAATATTAGTGACCGGCGCGGACGGTTTTATAGGTTCTCACTTGACCGAAACCCTGGTGAGACAAGGATACGACGTCAAAGCATTCGTACTTTATAATTCTTTTAACTCTTGGGGGTGGCTGGATTCGTGCGAAGCTGACGTAAAAGGTAAGTTCGAAGTTTTTGCGGGAGATGTCCGCGATCCGAACGGTGTGCGAGCGGCCATGAAAGGATGTGATTCCGTTTTACACTTGGCCGCTTTGATTGCGATCCCATATTCTTATCATTCTCCGGATACGTATGTGGATACGAACGTGAAAGGAACTTTGAACGTGGTTCAGGCCGCAAAAGACTTAAACGTTTCCAGAGTGATTCATACTTCCACGAGCGAAGTTTATGGAACCGCTCGTTTCGTTCCGATTACGGAAGAACATCCGTTGCAGGGGCAATCCCCGTATTCCGCGAGTAAGATCGGAGCCGATCAGATTGCGATGTCCTTTTATTCTTCCTTCGGTACTCCGGTTTCCGTGATCCGTCCTTTCAACACGTACGGGCCAAGGCAATCCGCGAGAGCCGTGATCCCTACGATCATTACGCAGATCGCAAAGGGTAAGGAAAAAATAAAGTTAGGCGCCATTCATCCAACCCGCGATTTTAATTTCGTAAAAGACACCGTTTCCGGTTTTATAGCCGCGTTGAAGTCTGATTCGTCCGTCGGCGAGGTGATCAATTTAGGAAGTAATTACGAAATTTCAGTCGGTGACACCGTCAGAACCATCGCCGAAGTGATGAAGGCGAAGGTTGAAATCGAATCCGACGATCAAAGATTAAGACCTGAAAAAAGCGAAGTGGAACGATTGTGGGCGGCAAACGAAAAAGCCAAAAAACTTTTGAATTGGGAGCCTTCCTACGGGGGGTTGGACGGTTTTCGAAAAGGCATTTTGGAAACCGTGGAATGGTTTTTAAATCCGAAAAATCTCGCTCAGTATAAAACAGATATTTATAATATTTAA
- a CDS encoding putative 2OG-Fe(II) oxygenase: MQENRVVNNIKAHGFSVGNSRILSEEKHKELEQIIDRLFESSSAQKDYSSNAPVLLSLVGVDARLDSLLEEILTNVSIRETLKWIVGDDYKIWEISARYSLPGDNGLGLHQDAWGQMNLAFALNDQQNGEGSTAFLKGSHLLPRWSNYISWKRPKIANLFTVPLILKNSDYAFFINRTWHSRRKNGGGEVKKILLFGFFPNGGTYKPLYQDSVKNIDPSCKELIRRIDTTDGAKKLNSTHIQVLSRTQPEFAPYSTLIEEGLHFNFRTPWIYLQILLLESIFRPMRILFGIYKLILKR; the protein is encoded by the coding sequence ATGCAAGAGAATAGAGTTGTAAATAATATCAAAGCGCATGGGTTTTCGGTCGGAAATTCCAGGATTTTATCCGAAGAAAAACACAAAGAATTGGAACAAATCATAGATCGTTTGTTCGAGAGTTCGTCTGCGCAAAAGGATTACTCGTCCAATGCACCCGTTTTGTTATCGTTAGTTGGTGTTGATGCTCGTCTGGACTCCTTATTGGAAGAGATTTTAACAAATGTATCGATTCGAGAAACGCTGAAATGGATCGTCGGAGACGACTATAAAATTTGGGAAATCAGCGCTCGTTATTCTCTACCGGGAGATAACGGTTTGGGGCTTCATCAGGACGCTTGGGGGCAGATGAATCTTGCTTTTGCCCTTAACGATCAGCAAAACGGGGAAGGATCGACGGCTTTTCTAAAAGGATCGCATCTGTTGCCTCGATGGTCGAATTATATTTCTTGGAAAAGACCGAAGATTGCAAATTTATTTACTGTTCCTTTGATTTTGAAAAATAGTGATTACGCTTTTTTCATCAACAGAACATGGCATTCTCGGCGGAAAAATGGGGGAGGCGAGGTAAAGAAGATTCTTCTTTTCGGTTTTTTTCCGAACGGCGGAACGTATAAACCCCTTTATCAAGACAGCGTAAAGAATATTGATCCGTCGTGCAAGGAATTGATTCGAAGAATCGATACGACGGACGGTGCGAAAAAACTGAATTCGACCCATATACAAGTTTTATCTCGGACTCAACCGGAGTTCGCGCCGTATTCGACTCTGATCGAGGAAGGTTTGCATTTCAATTTTCGAACTCCTTGGATCTATCTTCAGATTCTTTTGTTGGAATCGATTTTTAGACCGATGCGGATCCTGTTCGGAATTTATAAACTCATCCTCAAAAGATAA
- a CDS encoding transferase TIGR04331 family yields the protein MDERTNAQNNFYVLRAEGRFSNEISLNSFENQKGVAISKELIERFSRTCAELSNQLIQNIANQVFFDATKSIPLKSIEILIRRSLLPIVHFYWNQVMRIHLLASENSNLSIYSSEQNWGSIEIPEEFDKRILDQNFNEYFILYLSRIWKFLIQPSESLNWINVNSKVKASLKNSPKNNLFSLGKSVKFKNRLIRFIERIFERVYPFPRFPVLTFANSETALRLRGMYLFHFRWIVSRWQFPQLQVDSKLRESVFQKGLKIDSGLIDFLKEIGLSDEKIKSAFELFKEFVISYFPVQFLEGLNENYEFASRCFRKNDRKAIFSSGDGDTFSTYIIAFAKGNGYKVVKAQHGGHYGYYRDNRPALDIELPATDVFLTWGWTRMHEEPQLRHIECIPMPSPWLSERKKYWSDYRIDTPKKYDLLWMPQMMKRFIGAPQGASSIRRDVIQEFSRSMIDIAKGIKRFGLTAFVKPYNALTVSLLENTYRRVQEEGSDSVVISDTYDKGLTLELLGECSIVLWDQPGTGFLECLSCGIPTLVLWDRIYCEEEEWTRQDFSILEKHKIVHRSVETLLEEASLLTNNPVAWMNESSRKAAVNLFCNRYALTSADWSADWKVYLKSLK from the coding sequence ATGGATGAAAGAACAAATGCACAAAATAATTTTTATGTTCTTCGTGCTGAAGGACGCTTTTCTAATGAGATTAGTTTAAATTCTTTTGAAAATCAGAAGGGAGTGGCGATTTCGAAAGAATTAATTGAACGATTTTCTCGAACATGCGCAGAGTTGAGCAATCAACTGATTCAAAACATTGCAAATCAGGTATTTTTTGATGCTACGAAATCTATTCCTCTGAAATCAATTGAAATTTTGATTCGCAGATCCTTGTTACCGATTGTTCATTTTTATTGGAATCAAGTCATGCGAATTCACCTTCTTGCTTCCGAAAATAGTAATCTCAGTATTTATTCATCCGAACAGAATTGGGGATCAATTGAAATCCCTGAAGAATTCGATAAGAGAATACTCGATCAGAATTTTAACGAATATTTTATTCTATATTTATCTCGAATTTGGAAATTTCTAATTCAACCATCAGAATCTCTAAATTGGATAAATGTGAATTCAAAAGTAAAAGCCAGTCTAAAAAACTCGCCTAAAAACAACTTGTTCTCGCTTGGAAAAAGCGTAAAGTTTAAGAATCGCTTGATTCGATTTATCGAAAGAATTTTCGAGAGAGTTTATCCATTTCCACGGTTTCCGGTATTGACGTTTGCCAATTCGGAGACGGCTTTAAGGTTGAGAGGGATGTATCTCTTCCATTTTAGGTGGATCGTTTCTCGTTGGCAGTTCCCGCAGCTCCAAGTCGATTCAAAACTTCGAGAAAGCGTCTTTCAGAAAGGTTTAAAAATCGATTCCGGCTTAATCGATTTTTTGAAAGAGATCGGTCTCTCGGATGAAAAAATCAAATCCGCCTTTGAATTATTTAAGGAATTCGTAATATCTTATTTTCCGGTTCAATTTTTAGAAGGTTTGAACGAAAACTATGAATTTGCGTCTCGATGTTTTCGGAAGAACGATCGGAAAGCAATTTTTTCTTCGGGGGACGGAGATACTTTTTCCACGTATATCATCGCATTCGCAAAAGGTAATGGCTATAAAGTCGTAAAAGCGCAGCACGGCGGTCATTACGGCTATTACCGTGACAATCGTCCTGCATTGGATATCGAATTGCCGGCAACTGACGTTTTTCTGACTTGGGGATGGACTCGAATGCATGAAGAGCCCCAGTTGAGGCACATTGAATGTATTCCGATGCCATCACCTTGGCTTTCCGAAAGAAAAAAGTATTGGAGTGATTATCGAATCGACACTCCTAAAAAATACGATCTCCTTTGGATGCCTCAAATGATGAAACGGTTCATAGGAGCGCCGCAAGGAGCTTCGAGCATCCGGCGAGATGTGATTCAAGAATTTTCCCGCTCGATGATCGACATAGCCAAAGGAATCAAGCGCTTCGGTCTCACCGCTTTTGTTAAACCTTATAACGCTTTGACGGTTTCTTTATTGGAGAATACGTATCGTCGAGTTCAGGAAGAAGGATCCGACTCCGTCGTTATATCTGATACATATGATAAAGGGTTGACCTTAGAATTACTCGGAGAGTGTTCGATCGTTTTATGGGATCAACCTGGAACTGGTTTTCTGGAATGTTTGTCCTGTGGTATTCCTACTCTTGTATTGTGGGATCGCATTTATTGCGAAGAAGAGGAATGGACTCGGCAGGATTTTTCTATTTTAGAAAAACATAAAATCGTTCATCGATCCGTTGAAACGTTACTTGAGGAGGCCTCTCTTCTGACGAACAATCCGGTTGCTTGGATGAACGAGTCCTCAAGAAAGGCTGCGGTGAATCTATTCTGCAATCGATACGCTCTGACGAGCGCTGATTGGAGTGCGGATTGGAAAGTGTATCTCAAATCACTTAAGTAA
- a CDS encoding acyltransferase family protein — MTKIPSLDILRAIACLLVLFDHLFSVPLFAKNLFVEVLPFTVFLQGGFIGVDIFFVLSGFLITGILYEEYEKKGNINFFRFYVRRFLRLYPAIVVAFFVFAIPIYLNAGWKQCILNFGYLFTYTTLLPKYFEVLNFFPRPVFFPTGWSLSIEEFFYIFFPLSFAIILRYLIRYFTFSLILALFSIYISNQYLNGGAYHNPIWHMFSISLGSLGALAFKKKPNHFMEAYLFQYLQSIGRSKKCFVLCVIVIALFFFFTSPKASSLWIFGSPILSLSILQVVIHLTVANYMILEKLRFLRWIGTISYGLYLFHYPIYSLMGNYFISRGNVQGEGFVFWFLIDSLNLLLTFFLASISFYFIEKKALALRPI; from the coding sequence ATGACCAAAATTCCTTCTTTAGATATCCTAAGAGCGATCGCTTGTCTTTTGGTATTATTCGATCATCTATTTAGTGTTCCTCTTTTTGCTAAGAATTTGTTTGTAGAGGTGTTGCCCTTCACTGTATTCTTGCAAGGCGGTTTTATTGGTGTTGATATTTTTTTCGTTTTGTCCGGGTTTTTAATAACTGGAATCTTATATGAAGAATATGAAAAAAAAGGAAATATTAACTTTTTCCGTTTTTATGTTCGACGATTCTTACGGCTTTATCCGGCTATTGTGGTAGCTTTTTTCGTTTTTGCAATTCCTATCTATTTAAATGCGGGTTGGAAACAATGTATATTAAATTTCGGTTATTTATTTACATACACCACTTTGCTTCCTAAATACTTCGAGGTTTTGAATTTTTTTCCGCGACCGGTTTTTTTTCCTACCGGTTGGAGTCTTTCTATTGAGGAATTTTTTTATATATTTTTCCCGTTATCTTTTGCGATTATTCTTCGGTATTTAATCAGATATTTCACTTTTTCACTCATCTTAGCTCTTTTCAGTATTTATATTTCGAATCAATATCTAAATGGAGGAGCGTATCATAATCCTATTTGGCATATGTTTAGTATTTCATTGGGAAGTTTAGGTGCGTTGGCCTTCAAGAAAAAGCCAAATCATTTTATGGAAGCCTATCTCTTTCAGTATTTGCAGTCCATCGGAAGATCGAAAAAATGCTTTGTTCTGTGCGTTATTGTTATCGCACTATTTTTCTTTTTTACTTCTCCTAAAGCGAGTTCTCTTTGGATTTTCGGTAGTCCGATCTTATCTTTGTCGATTCTTCAAGTTGTAATTCACCTAACTGTTGCTAATTATATGATACTTGAAAAATTAAGATTCCTCCGATGGATCGGAACAATTTCCTATGGACTTTATCTTTTTCATTATCCTATATATTCTTTAATGGGGAATTATTTCATTTCGCGCGGGAACGTGCAGGGTGAAGGTTTCGTTTTTTGGTTTTTGATAGATTCATTGAATTTGCTACTTACCTTTTTCTTAGCGAGTATTAGTTTTTATTTTATCGAGAAAAAAGCCTTAGCTTTAAGACCGATCTGA
- a CDS encoding NAD(P)-dependent oxidoreductase: MKLPKILVITPIRHIAGVCETLESCGEVTYLDDPSEGEMISLISEFDAIFTNPNKSKVYLGKNVLDAAKKLNVICTASTGTNHIDKSYASIKGVTVLSLTEEREVINRISSTAELAFTLTMVCLRKVVQSHHNALLGEWDYTQYIGRQMNCLTVGVIGYGRLGTFYAHYCRSFGANVLIYDPYKKVEVENLEQVDNIDSLLSRSDVISLHVHVSNETLGLIDSEKLSKMKKDVLLVNTSRGEIINEVDLVDFLRKNPEASVGADVLADEIRDRLNSPLLKYAQESKQVILTQHIGGMTREAQEIAYGHAAKRLKNFFKTLKE; the protein is encoded by the coding sequence TTGAAGCTTCCGAAGATTTTGGTGATTACTCCGATCCGTCATATCGCAGGAGTTTGCGAAACCTTGGAATCATGCGGAGAAGTTACGTATTTGGATGACCCTTCCGAAGGCGAAATGATTTCTTTGATTTCCGAGTTCGACGCAATTTTTACGAACCCTAATAAATCGAAGGTTTATTTGGGAAAGAACGTATTGGATGCTGCGAAAAAGCTTAACGTAATTTGTACCGCTTCCACGGGTACTAATCATATTGATAAGAGTTATGCTTCTATAAAAGGAGTTACGGTTTTATCCTTAACGGAAGAACGTGAGGTTATCAATCGAATCAGTTCAACCGCCGAACTCGCCTTTACGTTAACTATGGTTTGTTTGCGTAAAGTGGTTCAAAGTCATCATAATGCTTTGCTTGGTGAATGGGATTATACTCAATATATTGGTCGACAGATGAATTGTCTTACCGTAGGAGTAATTGGTTACGGTCGATTGGGAACTTTTTATGCGCATTATTGTAGATCTTTTGGAGCGAACGTATTAATTTATGATCCATACAAAAAGGTCGAGGTTGAAAACTTAGAACAAGTGGATAACATAGACTCTTTATTGAGTCGAAGTGACGTTATTTCTCTTCATGTTCACGTTTCTAATGAAACGTTGGGATTGATTGACTCTGAGAAACTTTCAAAAATGAAAAAAGATGTCCTTCTCGTGAACACTTCAAGAGGTGAGATCATAAATGAAGTTGATTTAGTCGATTTTCTTAGAAAGAATCCAGAAGCATCTGTAGGAGCCGATGTTTTGGCCGATGAAATTCGCGATCGATTGAATAGTCCGTTACTTAAATATGCTCAAGAAAGTAAGCAGGTGATTTTGACGCAGCATATCGGTGGAATGACAAGAGAAGCGCAGGAAATCGCCTACGGACATGCAGCAAAACGTTTAAAGAATTTCTTCAAAACTTTGAAAGAATAA
- a CDS encoding acylneuraminate cytidylyltransferase family protein: MSSKPRILAITLARGGSKSVPRKNIRKICDIPLIAYTIGEARRSKWIDRYIVSTDDVEIQKVAVEYGAEAPFLRPAEFSTDTASSAFALQHAVNWVEQDENGRYDFIIELMCTNPLKTVDDIDACIEKIINTGADSVIAVHKLDDHHPIRIKKIVDDKIVDFCLPEVPEMRRQDLKPDAYIRSGSIYALTRKHLMEDGRRFGSENSRPYILSPEKAVNVDTELDFLVAEKILQDSPRTYIKPVGNSN; this comes from the coding sequence ATGTCGAGTAAGCCGAGAATCCTCGCAATTACTCTTGCAAGAGGTGGATCTAAATCCGTTCCAAGAAAGAATATTAGAAAAATATGTGATATTCCTTTAATCGCTTACACAATAGGTGAGGCAAGACGTTCAAAATGGATCGATCGATATATTGTCTCTACGGATGATGTTGAGATACAAAAAGTTGCAGTTGAATATGGGGCTGAGGCTCCTTTTTTACGTCCCGCCGAGTTCTCAACCGATACTGCATCTTCTGCATTCGCCCTTCAACATGCTGTAAATTGGGTGGAACAGGATGAAAACGGAAGATACGATTTTATAATTGAGTTAATGTGCACAAACCCACTTAAAACGGTTGATGATATTGATGCGTGTATTGAAAAGATAATCAATACCGGAGCCGATTCGGTTATTGCCGTACATAAATTGGATGATCATCATCCAATTCGCATTAAAAAAATTGTGGATGATAAAATCGTCGATTTTTGTCTTCCTGAAGTTCCGGAAATGAGAAGACAGGACTTGAAACCTGACGCTTACATCCGTAGCGGTTCTATTTATGCCCTTACAAGAAAACATTTAATGGAGGATGGAAGAAGGTTCGGCTCTGAAAATAGTAGACCATATATTCTTTCACCCGAAAAAGCCGTAAACGTAGATACGGAACTGGATTTTCTCGTCGCAGAAAAAATTCTTCAAGATTCACCGAGAACCTATATAAAACCGGTAGGTAATAGTAATTGA
- a CDS encoding glycosyltransferase family A protein gives MAEISIIVRTKNEERWIAHCLRTLLNQDFKDFEIILVDNESTDHTVQVAKRFPVSKIVNISKFKPGLAINEGIRASSGKFIVCLSAHCIPKKTDWLTTLRKNFDENDNFAAVYGRQLPLSFTDPVDKRDLLIVFGQDRRIQIKDYFFHNANSMFRRDVWERFPFDESVTNIEDRVWGKVITEAGYQIVYDPEASVYHYHGLHQGNSPTRAKGVVSIIEKVDSDIFAELPESLTPEAINVAAILPILKSPESNTEEYSLLKKLSKDLDKSKFINQKYLVSNDKKIADEFGFTWIDRKKISEDAEISLDDLMKQVLHLIEQNGDYPESLLYINHDYLFRPEGLFDELIIDAQYKGCDTVFPGLVDFGHYWIQNQEGEFLESDSSLKSRSERNPQFKAMYGLGCITASWVVRKGKMVSGKIGILPIEDVKASFRFKEVGSIEYTNKGSIKNVE, from the coding sequence ATGGCTGAAATTTCAATCATTGTTAGAACGAAAAACGAAGAGAGATGGATTGCTCATTGTCTTCGAACGCTTTTAAATCAAGACTTTAAGGATTTTGAAATTATTCTCGTTGATAACGAAAGCACCGATCATACGGTTCAAGTTGCTAAAAGATTTCCCGTCTCCAAGATTGTGAACATCTCCAAATTTAAACCAGGGCTGGCAATTAATGAGGGAATTAGAGCGTCCTCCGGAAAGTTTATCGTTTGTTTGTCTGCACATTGTATTCCTAAGAAAACGGATTGGTTAACAACTCTTAGAAAGAATTTTGATGAGAATGATAATTTTGCAGCCGTATACGGACGACAGTTGCCGTTAAGTTTTACTGATCCGGTAGATAAAAGGGATTTGTTAATCGTATTTGGACAAGATAGAAGAATTCAAATAAAGGATTATTTTTTTCATAATGCGAATAGTATGTTTCGCCGAGATGTATGGGAGAGGTTTCCCTTTGATGAATCCGTGACGAATATAGAAGATCGTGTTTGGGGAAAGGTAATTACGGAAGCTGGTTATCAAATTGTCTATGATCCGGAAGCATCGGTCTATCATTATCATGGCTTACACCAGGGAAATTCGCCAACTAGAGCCAAGGGCGTTGTATCCATAATTGAGAAGGTTGATAGTGATATTTTCGCCGAATTACCTGAGTCGCTTACTCCCGAAGCGATCAATGTCGCCGCAATTTTGCCAATCCTTAAATCGCCGGAATCGAATACTGAAGAGTATTCCCTTTTGAAGAAGCTTTCGAAAGATCTTGATAAATCAAAGTTCATCAATCAGAAATATCTAGTATCAAATGACAAAAAAATTGCTGATGAATTCGGGTTTACTTGGATCGATAGAAAGAAAATTTCCGAAGACGCAGAAATAAGCTTGGATGACTTGATGAAGCAAGTTTTGCATTTGATCGAACAAAATGGAGATTATCCTGAATCTTTACTTTACATAAATCATGATTATCTTTTCAGACCAGAAGGGCTATTTGATGAACTCATTATAGATGCTCAATATAAAGGCTGCGATACCGTATTTCCAGGACTGGTTGACTTCGGTCATTATTGGATTCAGAATCAGGAAGGTGAATTTTTAGAATCAGATTCTTCATTAAAATCGAGATCGGAAAGGAATCCTCAATTTAAAGCAATGTACGGCCTCGGATGTATAACAGCATCTTGGGTTGTTAGAAAAGGAAAAATGGTTTCTGGGAAAATAGGAATCCTTCCTATAGAAGACGTAAAAGCTTCTTTTCGATTTAAGGAAGTTGGTTCAATCGAATATACGAATAAAGGTAGTATTAAGAATGTCGAGTAA